In Cherax quadricarinatus isolate ZL_2023a chromosome 5, ASM3850222v1, whole genome shotgun sequence, the genomic window gtgtgtgtgtgtgtgtgtgtgtgtgtgtgtgtgtgtactcacctatttgtggttgcaggggtcgagtcttagctcctggccccgcctcttcaccggttgctactgggccctctctctccccgctccatgagctttatcaaacctcgtcttaaaactgtgtatggttcctgcctccactacgtcattttctaggctattccactgccttacaactctatgactgaagaaatacttcctaatatctctctgactcatttgtgtcttcaacttccaattgtggcctcttgtttctgtgtcccctccctggaacatcctgtctttgtgtgtgtgtgtgtgtgtgtgtgtgtgtgtgtgtgtgtgtgtgtgtgtgtgtgtgtgtgtgtgtgtgtgtgtgtgtgtgtgtgtgtgtgtgtgtatgtgtgtgcattcacctagttgagattgcagggtcgagtccaagctcctgtgtgtgtgtgtgtgtgtgtgtgtgtgtgtgtttgtgtgtgtgtttgtgtgtgtgtttgtgtgtgtgtttgtgtgtgcgtatgtgtatgagtgtgtgtactcacctcacctagttgtactcacctagttgaggttgcgggggtcgagtccgagctcctggccccgcctcttcactgatcgctactaggtcactctccctgagccgtgagctttatcatacctctgcttaaagctatgtatggatcctgcctccactacatcgcttcccaaactattccacttactgactactctgtggctgaagaaatacttcctaacatccctgtgattcatctgtgtcttcagcttccaactgtgtccccttgttactgtgtccaatctctagaacatcctgtctttgtccaccttgtcaattcctctcagtattttgtatgtcgttatcatgtcccccctatctctcctgtcctccagtgtcgtcaggttgatttcccttaacctctcttcgtaggacatacctcttagctctgggactagtcttgttgcaaacctttgcactttctctagtttcttcacgtgcttggctaggtgtgggttccaaactggtgccgcatactccaatatgggcctaacgtacactgtgtacagggtcctgaatgattccttattaagatgtcggaatgctgttctgaggtttgctaggcgcccatatgctgcagcagttatttggttgatgtgcgcttcaggagatgtgtgtgtgtgtgtgtatgagtgtgtgtgtgtgtgtgtgtgtgtgtgtgtatgagtgtgtgtgtgtgtgtgtgtgtgtgtgtgtgtgtatgagtgtgtgtgtgtgtgtgtgtgtgtgtgtgtgtatgagtgtgtgtgtgtgtgtgtgtgtgtgtgtactcacctatttgtggttgcaggggtcgattcctagctcctgtgtgtgtgcgtgtgtgtgtatgagtttgtgtatgtgtgtgtgtgtgtgtgtgtgtgtgtgtgtttatgtgtgtgtgtgtatgaatttgtatgtgtgtgtgtgtgtgtgtgtgtgtgtgtgtgtgtgtgtgtgtgtgtgtgtgtgtgtgtttgtgtgtgtgtgtgtgtgtgtgtgtgtgtgtgtgtgtgtgtgtgtgtgtgtgtgtgtgtgtgtgtgtgtgtgtgtgtgtgactcaacaatcaatatttgcaccaataactcattacagttgtgaccgggtgtggaagtgtgaattgctcattacactataatttgttcatgattgtagccatgtataaacgtaagtaaccattcttacagaattcattacctttgtaacttgtgagttcattaccttgtacctagttcagccatcaaaactttggggcccagtccctggacccattacgtacctctgtaatctgtaaatacctttgtaacttgtcatgattgtgactagacctacccggagttcattacctttgtaaattgtgagttcattacctttgtaaattgtgaattcattacctctgtaacttgctcagctatcaaaactttggagtccagtccctggaccaattatgtacctctgtaatcttttgactaccgcccacaggatgggtatggggtgcataataaacatattaaactaaactaactaacTCTCTCCGAGCGGTGTAACCCATATAGGTTTAGTGCGTCTCCCTGACTACACTAATAATCCATTATACAATAAACATAATCTCTAAATTCTTATCCTGATATTGTTGCAGATATTCTTTGCTACATCTTACATATTATGGAATGTGCAATAATCTTGCTCTTCTGAATTTAAATTTACCTTAATATTAAAGCTAACTGGTCTCCAAACGTCTAATAGAATTAATATAGTTTTTGCTTCCATTATTCGTACTATCTTCAATcacacgattattattattattattattataaaaaagaagcgctaagccacaagggctatacagcgctgctcaaTCACACGAAATACATCTACGTTCTTGAGCTAAAATATTTTCTGTAATCCCAGGTCCCTAAATTTTCTTTGATAATGTATTTGATCATTTTCATCCATGCCTCCTTAGATTCAACAGTTTGTGCTTTAAACCCATAGCTCCTTTCCCCTACAGACATTATCTCTAAGACAAATGCTCTGGCGTCCGTTGTAGGTAGTACTCTTAGTCTTCTGGTGGGGATGCATTCTATGTACTCGTACTTGTCTTCTCTTGGCATCGTTATTACCAGCATTTCCGCGAAGAGAAGCACGCGGTAATCAGTCGTGGTTTTCGCTGATGATAAACCCTTTATGTGGAAAGAGCTATGAAGGAACAGGGGAGCATAGTCATGAACATCGAATGGAGCTCCTTGGATGGCATCCATCATAATGCCAGAGTCTGCTTGACGAGTCAGTTCTCGAAGCATCTTAAGAGCTTCTTGAATGACCTGTGCGTCTTCAGGAGGAGCAGTGGCCAGCATTTTTTCCATGCTCTTGGCGTAGAGATACAGCCTCTTCCACGAACTCCGCACATCATCCTGCAATTTTGGGAACATCTGTTTCACTCCCTTTGATTGTGCTTCTATGAGTCTGCTGATTTTCGGGGAGTTCATCAGGTAATACTTGTACCGCTCCAGCTGAACTTTCCGGGAGATAAATACTTGAGCAATTCTCGAAGGTGATTTGCATCCCTCGTGGAGCTCAACATACATGTCGTTCTGAATATCAGCTAACATTTCCGTCCCTCGAAGGAGAATCTGCAGATCAAGCGAGAGTGAATGTATTGCTTCTCTTATCCTCCAGAAAGTACTTTTGAATTTATACTCGTCTCTGAGAAAAGAATCAATATCCTCTTCTAGAGTAGTTTCTGATTCCCTTTTCTgcagctgctgcggctgctgctgctgctggggctgctgctgctggggttgCTGCCAATGTTTTTCCTCATCATCAGGCATTGATACACTCATATAGATTTGTTCTGCATCTTTTACGTCGATCCCTATTATTTCATAGTACTTCTCACCAATATCCTGGTTGCttccatcatcatcgtcatcagaCCATGAATACACATCTACGTCGGGGTCAGCAAAGGATCTGTAACTTGGCAGAGGTGGCATCGAATTCGCCAGTTCACGTGTATTCCCGTAACGCACCGGGAGAGGAGGTGGGAGAGAATAATAATTATAAGGCTCTTTTTGTTGTGGCCTTTGATatgatagtggtggcggtggcggcggcggcagggGTCTCCGGTCGATGATTTCATAGATCGTCTGGTCTGGTGTTAATATTGGGTCCACTTCTTCGTAGATTTGTTCCACGGGGTGAACAGGATAAATTATCTCATAATCTGGAGGAGGGATGACACGGTTTCTCTCGCTAGGTCGTCTGTCATCCGGTCGTCTAGGTGGGTCAGGTTGTTTGTCATCAGGTCGTCTAGGTGGGACAGGCAGTCTGTCATGAGGTTGTCTAGGTAGGGTGTATTTTCTCTCCTCAAGCCATCTCGATGGGGTGTATTTTCTGTAATCAGTGGGCTTAAAAAAAGCGGGTTGTTGTTCCTCAGGAGACCTAGGCGTGGCGGGCTGCTCTTCCTCAGGAGACCCAAGCGTGGCTAGTTGATTCTCAACAGGTAACCTCGGCAGCGGACAACTCATGGTGCTGTTGATATAACATATTTATTCGATGTATTTTTTGGTACAAATAGTTATAATTAACTGAATTCACATATAAGATTACATTCGTACAACTTTCACAGGTAAGAACATGAAAATGAAGAAACTATAGTAGGCTTGTTAACCAATGATAACCAGGTTCAACTTAcattcacacccactcatgtacccgtCCAATCTATATTTAAAGCTACACAAAGTTCTTGCCTAATTTtatgacgctacctgggagtttgtcccactcatctacaactctactgctaAGCCAATACTGccttatatcctttctaaatccaaATTTATTCAGCCTAAAGTCATTGTTgctagtcctgtcttggttaattACTTTCAGCACTTTTTTTTatatccccttcatttattcctgttttccgttcctacacttcagtcatatcccctgattctacgtctttccagagaaCGCAAGCTCAGTGCTTCAGTCAGTATTTCCAGAGAGTGCAAGTTCAGTGATTCAGTcagtctttccagagagtgcaagtTCAGTGTTTCACTCAATCTTTCCAGAAAGTGCAGGTTCGGTGCTTCAGTcagtctttccagagagtgcaagtTCAGTGTTTCACTCaatctttccagagagtgcaggtTCGGTGCTTCAGTcagtctttccagagagtgcaagtTCAGTGCTTCAGTcagtctttccagagagtgcaagtTCAGTGTTTCAGCCAGTCTTTCCAGAGAGTGTAAGTTTAGCGTTTCAGTcagtctttccagagagtgcaagtTCAGTGTTTCAGTCAatttttccagagagtgcagGTTCGGTGTTTCAGTcagtctttccagagagtgcaagtTCAGTGTTTCAGTCAatttttccagagagtgcagGTTCGGTGTTTCAGTcagtctttccagagagtgcaagtTCAGTGCTTCAGTCAGTCTTTCCAGGAAAGGTTTTTGATACATAAGATCAATTTCGTTATCTTTCTCTGCATATTATTTCCCAACACATTcgtgtccattttgtaatacggagatcCGAACTGAGCAGTGTAGCCTAAAGGAGGCCTTGCCATAAATATAAGCTTGgtacttttattatttataattttttatattaagAAAATAATTCTTttagctttattacgaacacttatttactgttgtcttggctctAAAATTCTATTAACCAAAATgtatgaatattttttttgtattcaGTTTCAGTCTGACTAAGACCTACATTGTTTACCTTATAAGTACCatcattattttctttttctaAGATTAGAACCTTATATTTCTTGACTGAATTCACTGCGTCTGCGTCTGCGTCTGCGTCTGCGTCTGCGTCTGCGTCTGCGTCTGCGTCTTGTCCGACCATAACAACGACCTTCCTAGCGTCTTCATCACAAATTATCTGAATTTAATATTTAATTGAATTTTGCCCTAacaaatttttccaacttgaaaccattgttgcgaatcctgtcttggttagatatttttagcacattatttacattccctttatttattctcgTTTTCCATTTaaacacctcagtcatatcctccataattctacgcctttctagagagtgcagattcaggtcccTCAGTTCCTTGAGTTCCTCAAGGAACTTATTGCTGCAGTTCTGAGTGAACGCAGGAAAAAGTCTATAATTACACCacatttagttttggtgtcgtggtgagagaagaagtggagaagatcgtgttgtacaagaatggtatgatataccgacaagatgatatgtagacacatgtgcaatatctgggtatctttattgtagacgtttcgccatccagtggctttatcaatacaaattctagggcataatttgaagacagtagaactatatacagaagatgaggtaatcagtccctcagccttggagttggtgtggagaACACCGTggtcgtggagattctggagcATAGGCAAGAAGGTCGGCGCTTATAAACTAACGTTAGTATATAACcaacgatatatagagttgaagaacaacctgaggactcctgttaatTATACTTCTTGATAAGAAGCCGAAAATTCTATTCGCTTATTTCGAACACTTGCGCACTGTTGTCTGGGCTTGAGATTactactaagaacataagaaagggggaacactgcagcaggcctgttggcccatactaggcaggtcctttacaattcatcccactaacaaacgtttaaccaacctaattttcaatgccacccaagaaacaagctccgatgtgcaagtcccactcaaatccaacccctcccactcatgtacttatccaacctaaatttgaaactacccaaagtcctagcctcaataacccaactaggtagactgttccactcatcaactaccctatttccaaaccaatactttcctatgtcctttctaaatctaaacttatctaatttaaatccattactgcgggttctctcttggagagatatcctcaagaccttattaatatcccctttattaatacctatcttccacttatacacttcgatcaggtctcccctcattcttcgtctaacaggtgaatgtaataaagttggtagaattaccgacaatatgtaaagtaaaaggacacaagtgcaactaatgtgacatttattgtggcaacgtttcgctctccaggagctttatcaagccattaccttggcttgataaagctcctggagagcgaaacgttgccacaataaatgtcacattagttgcacttgtgtccttttactttacaagtgaatgtaacttaagagttttcaatctttcttcataaggaagatttctaatgctatgtattaatttagtcatcctacgctgaatgttttctaacgaatttatgtccattctgtaatatggagaccagaattgagctgcataatctaggtgaggccttactaatgatgtataaagctgcagtatgacctctgcacttctgttgcttacacttcttgatataaatcccagtaatctatttgccttattacgtacgcttaggcattgctgtcttgtgcaagaaaggtataaaataccgacaatatgaaagttaagacacatgtgcaacatctggatatctttattgtagtagacgtttcgccatccagtggctttatcaatacagattctaggacataataggaagacagtagaactatatacaaaagatgaggtaatcagtccctcggccttggagttagtgttcacagcatcgtggtggaggagaatctggagcaaagacaagaagactggcggtttatataggcgtcagtggatagggacgggcagcagacgagggcaaagtcactgctgcccgtccctatccactgacgcctatataaaccgccagtcttcttgtctttgctccagattcttctccaccacgatgctgtgaacactaactccaaagccgagggactgattacctcatcttttgtatatagttctactgtcttcctattatgtcctagaatctgtattgataaagccactggatggcgaaacgtctactacaataaagatatccagatgttgcacatgtgtcttaactttcatattgtcggtattttatacctttcttgcacaacttgtcagacactgcaacatcatggaatcttggttcagaggacatctacaagaccttcacggctgctgcaactaacccatctctttgggaaggacctacttccactggggaatcccgcctaccagtgactttgccctcgtctgctgcccgtccctatccactgacgcctatataaaccgccagtcttcttgtctttgctccagattctcctccaccacgatgctgtgaacactaactccaaggccgagggactgattacctcatcttttgtatatagttctactgtcttcctattatgtcctagaatctgtattgataaagccactggatggcgaaacgtctactacaataaagatatccagatgttgcacatgtgtcttaactttcacattgctgtcttggtttaaggttgctgcttaccataacccccaagtccttttcgcaatctgtatggctaagttctacattatttaacttataagtgctagggttatggacactcccgagcttcagaaccttgcatttatctacattgaactgcatctgccacttttctgaccaagagtagagtttgtctaaatcctcctgaagttccctaacatctacgtttgaatcaattatcctacctatctttgtgtcatcggcgaatttgctcatatcactagtaattccttcatcaaaatcattgatatatattataaacaacaacgggcccaagactgatccctgtggaacgccacttgttactgatccccactagaatttaaccccatttatggacactctctgcttcctgtctgtgagccatgattcgatccacgagagcactcttcccccaatgccatgagctgctactttcttcaacagtctttggtgcggaactctatcaaatgccttactaaaatctagaACTCCTAAAACTTCTTCGTAGTCAGAGATAtcaaaatctacattatttagtttataagtatcatatttatttatctttcccacgcttagaactttgcatttgtctatgctaaactgcatctgccactacacgtctctaaaccatacccccggccgggattgaacccgcggtcatagagtctcaaaactccagcccgtcgcgttagccactagaccagctagccacaataagattcatccaactaggtacatttctacaccataggaaagttagcacaggcacctctgtgaccacaaatgcaagtttttacagacgaatctccagctagcgtggccgtgacgaactctagctcaagtcccttcactgccgtcaacatgactcaagaaatcgtaatgacacgattgcaaataaaccatacccccggccgggattgaacccgcggtcatagagtctcaaaactccagcgcgtcgcgttagccactagaccagcagtgaaaggacttgagctagagttcgtcacgaccacgctagctggagattcgtctgtaaaaacttgcatttgtggtcacagtggtgcatgtgctaactttcctatggtgtagaaatgtacctagttggatgaatcttattgtggctagctggtctagtggctaacgcgacgggctggagttttgagactctatgaccgcgggttcaatcccggccgggggtatggtttatttgcaatcgtgtcattacgatttcttgagtcatacacGTCTCTAGCTATATTACTGATACATAATTCTCGTTGATCATGAATTACTACTGCAACTTATTTAGTCAACGGAATGCTGGGGCCGAGATcttaggcccatcatgtaggtcTGTAATGTTTTGAATAGCTATCAAACTGACACCAGCTATATAGGTAACAGAAGCACATGCATGCCACCAACACACGCTACATGCTGCTAGTACCAGCTATACATCATAATGTTAGAAACGCTTCTTTAGTCCCAAAGTGGCTGACAGACTGACAAGTTGGATGAGGAAGTAAAAGAAAATTCAGTACTCAGCATCAAAGAGATGTATGAAAAAGACCTATGAAGATGGAACCGAGACTCGACCCCAGGAACATAATTATGGGATTCCTTGCATCACCACTCACCTGTTGATTGGCAGGGTCTTGAGTGATTTCGTCTTGATCCTCTGGTATTCTTCAATGAACTTGTTGGCACTTTCCTCAGAGAAGAAGTTAAGTACTACAGCCTTACGCTTTTTCGCCTGTTGGCACTTCCCGATGAACACCAGCTTGCCTTGGGAACCC contains:
- the LOC138855329 gene encoding uncharacterized protein, whose product is MEDHTAYVGLLLGLVEVKCTMSNLDREERLSLTQICYNVVRDNGQGRDVDQGVLGRVEMSNINVQILMEKETLQIYHRNILVTMHKILSISVLNAVQGSQGKLVFIGKCQQAKKRKAVVLNFFSEESANKFIEEYQRIKTKSLKTLPINSTMSCPLPRLPVENQLATLGSPEEEQPATPRSPEEQQPAFFKPTDYRKYTPSRWLEERKYTLPRQPHDRLPVPPRRPDDKQPDPPRRPDDRRPSERNRVIPPPDYEIIYPVHPVEQIYEEVDPILTPDQTIYEIIDRRPLPPPPPPPLSYQRPQQKEPYNYYSLPPPLPVRYGNTRELANSMPPLPSYRSFADPDVDVYSWSDDDDDGSNQDIGEKYYEIIGIDVKDAEQIYMSVSMPDDEEKHWQQPQQQQPQQQQQPQQLQKRESETTLEEDIDSFLRDEYKFKSTFWRIREAIHSLSLDLQILLRGTEMLADIQNDMYVELHEGCKSPSRIAQVFISRKVQLERYKYYLMNSPKISRLIEAQSKGVKQMFPKLQDDVRSSWKRLYLYAKSMEKMLATAPPEDAQVIQEALKMLRELTRQADSGIMMDAIQGAPFDVHDYAPLFLHSSFHIKGLSSAKTTTDYRVLLFAEMLVITMPREDKYEYIECIPTRRLRVLPTTDARAFVLEIMSVGERSYGFKAQTVESKEAWMKMIKYIIKENLGTWDYRKYFSSRT